The Brevibacillus brevis genome contains a region encoding:
- a CDS encoding YwgA family protein: protein MLNRHAKIIRLIEIVGEVSGRKKLQKMVYIGKHLEMDFDERYEFHMYGPYSEELTLRVDELCNMGLLDEQMESKGAIHMYRYSLNETGHDFLKFHEVDFGSGERAILRMNEENSRFLELVSTILYFNHLPYEEMKGKIFTFKSKQRYTEEEIQKGQAFIEELRALMKEDGGTALM, encoded by the coding sequence ATGCTTAATCGTCACGCCAAGATCATACGCCTGATTGAGATAGTCGGCGAAGTGAGCGGGCGAAAAAAATTGCAAAAGATGGTGTACATAGGAAAACATCTGGAGATGGATTTCGATGAGCGCTACGAGTTTCACATGTACGGTCCATATTCGGAAGAGCTGACGCTCAGAGTAGATGAGCTGTGCAACATGGGGCTTCTGGATGAGCAAATGGAGAGTAAAGGTGCCATTCATATGTATCGTTATTCTTTGAACGAAACTGGTCATGATTTTCTCAAGTTTCATGAGGTTGACTTCGGTAGTGGAGAACGTGCCATTTTGCGTATGAACGAGGAGAATTCCCGTTTTCTCGAGCTGGTTTCTACGATTCTGTATTTCAACCACCTGCCTTATGAGGAAATGAAGGGCAAAATCTTTACGTTTAAAAGCAAGCAGCGCTACACCGAGGAAGAGATTCAAAAAGGGCAGGCGTTTATTGAAGAACTCCGTGCGCTGATGAAGGAAGACGGCGGCACTGCACTTATGTAA
- a CDS encoding HD domain-containing protein, which produces MQQPQLLHEEKVFKDPVHRYVHVRDKFIWDLINSAEFQRLRRVRQLGTSFFTFHGGEHSRFNHSLGVYELMRRILETFEGRIQLTYEEKLLCLCAALLHDVGHGPFSHSFEKVFKYHHEDWTRAILLGDTQINRILRRFDDSFPKKLAEVINKTYDNKLIVSLISSQLDADRMDYLLRDAYYTGVNYGNFEIERILRVMRPQEDGIVFKFSGMHAVEDYIMSRYQMYWQVYFHPVTRSAEVILCKIFQRAKLLFSQGYPFMQEPVMLLPFLQEKVELADYLALDESIILFYMQLWRREQDPVLKDLCARFLDRNLFKYVEYNPRDFRLLTELKELFQSAGIDPMYYLEVDTTSDLPYDFYRAGEEEERIPIMLQMPSGELVELSQKSEIVQAISGKRRFDYKLYFPLDKVMALPGDLSRKIRERLGVMEDA; this is translated from the coding sequence ATGCAACAGCCCCAGCTTCTTCATGAAGAAAAGGTATTCAAAGACCCTGTCCACCGCTACGTCCACGTGCGTGACAAATTCATTTGGGATTTGATCAACTCGGCAGAATTCCAGCGTTTGCGCCGAGTCAGGCAACTGGGCACCAGTTTTTTTACCTTTCATGGTGGAGAGCATAGTCGTTTTAACCACTCGCTTGGTGTATATGAACTGATGCGCAGAATTTTGGAGACGTTCGAAGGCCGTATTCAGTTGACGTATGAAGAAAAGCTGCTGTGTCTATGTGCGGCTTTGCTCCACGATGTGGGCCACGGTCCGTTTTCCCATTCGTTTGAAAAGGTGTTCAAGTATCACCACGAGGATTGGACGCGCGCCATTTTGCTTGGAGATACGCAAATCAACCGAATTCTTCGTCGGTTTGATGATAGCTTCCCGAAGAAATTGGCAGAAGTGATTAATAAGACATATGACAATAAACTGATCGTAAGCCTCATCTCCAGCCAGCTCGATGCCGATCGGATGGATTACTTGCTGCGTGATGCCTACTATACGGGCGTCAATTACGGCAATTTCGAGATTGAGCGAATCTTGCGCGTCATGCGGCCGCAGGAGGATGGCATTGTCTTTAAATTCAGCGGGATGCATGCTGTCGAAGACTACATCATGTCTCGCTATCAAATGTACTGGCAGGTCTATTTCCATCCTGTGACACGAAGTGCAGAAGTAATCCTGTGCAAAATTTTCCAACGGGCGAAGCTCTTGTTCTCCCAAGGCTATCCGTTCATGCAGGAGCCTGTGATGCTGCTTCCTTTCTTGCAGGAAAAGGTAGAGCTCGCTGATTATTTGGCGCTCGATGAATCCATTATTCTTTTCTATATGCAGCTCTGGCGCAGAGAGCAAGACCCTGTGTTGAAAGATTTGTGCGCCCGATTTTTGGACAGGAATCTCTTTAAATACGTCGAATATAATCCGAGGGATTTCCGCTTGCTGACTGAGCTGAAAGAACTATTTCAATCTGCCGGAATTGATCCGATGTATTATTTGGAGGTAGACACGACCTCCGATCTTCCGTATGATTTTTACCGTGCCGGAGAAGAAGAGGAGCGCATTCCGATTATGCTCCAAATGCCTTCAGGTGAACTGGTCGAGCTGTCACAGAAGTCAGAAATTGTACAGGCCATTAGCGGAAAGCGGCGCTTTGATTACAAGCTGTACTTTCCATTGGATAAAGTCATGGCTTTGCCGGGGGATCTCTCCCGTAAGATTCGAGAACGTCTGGGAGTGATGGAGGATGCTTAA
- a CDS encoding S-layer homology domain-containing protein: MNKHAIMSYLLASVLAVAGFIGVADSPTVQAKASAKDYASHTAKAAIDFGVQKKYLWLDSKGNFYPNSQITQGQFIASLVAIRGLKEVAPVPQLPAGHWAKMSYEKAQKAGILENVKIDPNRLLTKEETALLVFNTWKPYRGEKSPNLTNTGALVTWGWMKPAPNGQPKFREDLPVLRSDAAEILQFMWQDKWQLEQGRKYADEFHKSLKVVNGKITGKVPKGDGNFLIRAMFITNGDGRNGFLNNESFSVSVSTVKSLTFQVINSKDSGIAGGYWYPKLPKFDRENRTKKFYR, encoded by the coding sequence ATGAACAAACATGCAATAATGTCATACCTACTAGCATCTGTCCTTGCAGTGGCAGGGTTTATTGGAGTTGCTGACAGTCCTACCGTACAAGCGAAAGCGTCAGCGAAGGATTACGCTTCACATACAGCAAAGGCAGCCATTGATTTCGGTGTACAGAAGAAATATTTGTGGCTGGATAGCAAAGGGAACTTTTATCCGAATAGTCAAATCACGCAGGGGCAGTTTATTGCCAGTTTAGTAGCCATTCGCGGATTGAAGGAGGTAGCTCCCGTACCGCAGCTCCCAGCAGGGCACTGGGCGAAGATGAGCTATGAGAAGGCGCAGAAAGCTGGGATTTTGGAAAATGTGAAGATTGATCCAAACCGTTTACTTACTAAAGAAGAAACTGCATTGCTTGTATTTAATACGTGGAAGCCATATAGAGGTGAAAAAAGCCCGAATCTAACTAATACCGGTGCGTTGGTTACTTGGGGATGGATGAAGCCAGCACCAAATGGTCAACCAAAATTCCGCGAGGATTTGCCAGTGCTTCGCAGTGATGCTGCTGAAATTTTACAATTTATGTGGCAGGATAAATGGCAGCTTGAGCAAGGTAGAAAATATGCAGATGAATTCCATAAAAGCTTGAAAGTAGTAAATGGGAAGATTACAGGAAAAGTCCCTAAAGGGGATGGTAACTTTTTGATTAGAGCAATGTTTATCACTAACGGTGATGGAAGAAATGGATTTTTAAATAATGAGTCGTTCTCAGTTTCTGTCAGTACAGTTAAATCTCTTACCTTCCAAGTGATTAACTCGAAAGACTCCGGAATAGCTGGGGGATATTGGTATCCCAAACTTCCCAAGTTTGATCGAGAAAATCGCACAAAAAAATTCTATCGCTAG
- a CDS encoding ABC transporter permease, which produces MHPQIADAAPNLHGIKIATHIDSYKRLAPKNGFDTVSIQTIPASLGATIAQIEIDRNIDGQPVLVFADVDENADKGWYFVDDSEAPYWIKRFGGNPNFILGGSANVYSKEVTNETGFDSKPYQAYNLAELASASGGAGYTKGDNLVPDGKGGYISVGHFRTTPQPTGSITTNKTKYNLNETVEIHANATDFSYYDRGIFVWSLNVINKTTGRGYKSLLSNRPFNDPSTAVPTVNETSSPPGYKWTYKNTEYKPTEPGVYEVSLTITDLHQRSRQGSSSINVSTPYTAQFTVGDGIPPEKPDPEKPDPGPACSIGSTKTKLNIQVVGDKDIKDHNAVASGGSDIAVEKNAEITLYANKAGKFTMNGYDMKHGANGNRKVGTGTIGSSGRVKVVYISDDGTECWEKYFRVKSPDGEDSCPIVTLSASAVRNGETIEIMPFDTLTFHTKYTTKYGDSEEASLKWDVALPNGKIYTLPVEESDNGRWRSYHSSTLKLPYGNVHDPYDVQFERGKTYKLKLNFDGTQWKDRPDCNWEITIIVKDASCTIADQKKVKFLVHSEPPLPFSPEGELMNGSASSGYTLTDPVYFKYFTNVGDHYDTNLSFSSKVSGTWYLKTPEGKTALTDKLAADEQFRLILPVTVDVGDEVVLLFESETGCTGEVKFTIESDQKCRDILVSVEIDLKNQKWSKEIKRGETIELAADEIPDGYRFHMFLSEDSRFSMRWFDPATGNWERKRNGKELDGSNTSTNGHWVYFPEDGNDLLLEGLYKVQFYSPQSDGCDGHYFVQIGKGSPKPDGENLLIVKSSFQIDPKSPQAPGTDATITFNVKNAGKLTHDTKLAVRWASSEKETSLDVKEFKPGEVRKITVPTKYPQKSEDFIAHINPAKSMPENETIWTDNRAAWPVKIIGGEVPEPPGGGGDFDGGEIGLEIYDSDRRQLQKLPLHADGVWEREPATIRVVIDQTKINEGFQKTEQELNQKITEFKAQLESSVSGDNIKNVSVTANPGWISDAKSMAVYTPPQLDLKLTGPGAPMQWQVSSASTGAEVVYTGTTVPTQTTWRQVLQSQKYKAEINGFVIVMDYQVDFELSYESCATNDEDEAVCEPQNISKTMAGRYTITVKGGERSFEVFEPNAIGSIRHTAEWEGYHARDRYPNSQPNDYYAGERILTQVELQDRHRHPVSNQFPVVTSARAWISETGLRQTPLQSLLALQQATPQIWRGPSYSASKLGTREVGVDTPLMGDKQHGFQKDASYAVYYSVSFRFDVNKGFPYQNKASGQGHELKDYQLPFRIIANAWERQGIRNHTTQ; this is translated from the coding sequence ATGCATCCTCAGATCGCTGACGCTGCTCCCAATTTACATGGAATCAAAATCGCGACCCATATTGATTCCTATAAGCGACTGGCGCCAAAAAACGGCTTCGACACAGTTTCTATTCAAACTATACCTGCATCTCTAGGGGCGACAATAGCTCAGATAGAAATTGATAGAAATATTGATGGACAGCCAGTATTGGTATTTGCTGACGTAGATGAAAATGCGGATAAAGGATGGTACTTCGTAGATGATTCGGAGGCTCCTTATTGGATCAAGCGATTTGGTGGAAATCCCAATTTTATTCTCGGTGGCTCTGCAAATGTGTATAGTAAAGAAGTAACGAATGAAACTGGCTTTGACAGCAAACCCTACCAAGCCTACAACCTCGCAGAACTAGCCTCCGCCTCAGGCGGCGCCGGCTACACCAAAGGAGACAACCTCGTCCCAGACGGCAAAGGCGGATACATCTCGGTAGGCCACTTCCGAACAACCCCGCAGCCAACTGGCAGCATAACCACCAACAAAACCAAATACAACCTCAACGAAACAGTTGAGATCCATGCAAATGCCACGGACTTTTCTTACTATGACCGCGGCATTTTTGTATGGTCTTTAAATGTGATCAACAAGACGACAGGGCGTGGATACAAAAGTCTCCTATCTAATCGACCATTCAACGATCCCAGTACCGCCGTTCCCACAGTAAACGAGACAAGCAGTCCCCCAGGCTACAAGTGGACCTATAAAAATACCGAATATAAGCCTACCGAGCCAGGCGTGTATGAAGTATCGCTAACAATCACTGACCTGCATCAAAGAAGCCGCCAAGGATCAAGCAGCATAAACGTTTCCACACCTTACACAGCACAATTCACAGTAGGTGATGGAATCCCACCGGAAAAACCCGATCCCGAAAAGCCTGACCCAGGTCCAGCATGTTCGATCGGATCAACAAAAACCAAACTGAACATTCAAGTCGTGGGCGACAAGGATATTAAAGACCACAATGCTGTTGCAAGTGGTGGCTCAGATATCGCTGTCGAAAAAAATGCCGAAATCACTCTCTATGCCAATAAAGCGGGGAAGTTCACCATGAATGGTTATGACATGAAGCATGGAGCGAATGGCAACAGGAAAGTAGGGACAGGAACCATCGGGAGCTCTGGACGGGTAAAAGTCGTATACATCAGTGATGATGGAACAGAATGCTGGGAGAAATATTTTAGAGTCAAGTCGCCAGACGGCGAAGACTCATGCCCCATCGTTACACTGTCGGCATCTGCAGTGAGAAACGGTGAAACGATTGAGATTATGCCGTTTGACACGCTGACGTTCCATACCAAATACACAACCAAATACGGAGATAGCGAGGAAGCATCGCTCAAGTGGGATGTAGCACTTCCAAACGGAAAAATCTATACCTTACCAGTCGAGGAAAGTGACAATGGCAGATGGCGATCCTATCATTCCTCCACCTTAAAACTACCGTATGGAAATGTTCACGACCCGTATGACGTTCAGTTTGAGCGAGGAAAAACGTACAAATTGAAACTTAACTTCGATGGGACACAGTGGAAGGATCGGCCTGACTGCAATTGGGAAATCACGATCATAGTAAAAGATGCCTCCTGCACCATAGCGGACCAAAAAAAGGTGAAATTCCTGGTACACAGTGAGCCGCCGCTACCATTTTCTCCAGAAGGCGAACTGATGAATGGATCAGCCAGTTCAGGATATACACTGACAGATCCGGTATATTTCAAATACTTTACTAATGTCGGAGACCACTACGATACCAATCTATCGTTTTCCTCGAAGGTATCCGGTACTTGGTATTTGAAGACCCCCGAAGGAAAAACAGCGTTAACCGACAAGCTTGCAGCGGACGAGCAATTCAGGCTCATATTGCCAGTCACTGTGGATGTTGGTGATGAAGTTGTACTGCTGTTCGAGTCCGAGACGGGCTGCACGGGTGAGGTGAAATTCACCATTGAATCTGACCAAAAATGCCGGGATATTTTGGTGTCTGTAGAAATTGATCTGAAAAATCAAAAGTGGAGCAAAGAAATTAAACGTGGAGAAACAATTGAATTAGCAGCAGATGAAATTCCAGACGGGTATCGTTTTCACATGTTTTTATCCGAGGATAGTCGCTTTTCGATGAGGTGGTTCGATCCGGCCACAGGAAACTGGGAAAGAAAGCGGAATGGAAAAGAACTGGATGGATCAAACACCTCCACAAATGGACATTGGGTATATTTTCCGGAAGATGGGAACGATCTTCTTCTAGAAGGTCTGTACAAGGTGCAATTTTATTCACCCCAGAGTGATGGCTGCGACGGTCATTATTTTGTGCAAATCGGCAAAGGCTCTCCAAAACCGGATGGAGAGAATTTGCTTATTGTGAAATCGAGCTTTCAAATTGATCCGAAGAGCCCTCAAGCCCCAGGAACCGATGCGACGATTACATTCAACGTGAAGAATGCCGGGAAATTAACGCATGATACGAAATTAGCTGTTCGGTGGGCTAGTTCAGAAAAGGAAACCAGCTTGGATGTGAAGGAATTCAAGCCGGGTGAGGTGCGTAAGATTACGGTTCCGACGAAGTATCCGCAAAAATCCGAGGATTTCATCGCCCATATCAACCCTGCGAAATCCATGCCGGAAAATGAGACGATCTGGACGGACAATCGTGCGGCTTGGCCAGTGAAAATAATTGGTGGGGAAGTTCCCGAGCCGCCTGGTGGTGGAGGCGATTTTGATGGCGGTGAAATCGGTTTAGAGATTTATGACAGTGATCGTCGACAGCTACAAAAACTGCCGCTACATGCAGATGGCGTGTGGGAACGTGAGCCTGCTACGATTCGCGTGGTCATTGATCAGACGAAAATAAACGAAGGCTTCCAAAAAACAGAGCAGGAGCTCAATCAGAAGATAACGGAATTCAAAGCACAATTGGAGAGCTCAGTCAGCGGAGACAATATCAAAAACGTATCCGTCACTGCGAATCCAGGGTGGATTTCGGATGCCAAGAGCATGGCAGTCTATACACCACCCCAGCTTGATCTAAAGCTGACAGGCCCCGGAGCGCCGATGCAATGGCAGGTAAGCAGTGCATCTACAGGCGCAGAGGTCGTGTACACAGGAACCACTGTCCCCACGCAGACGACTTGGCGCCAAGTACTCCAATCCCAAAAGTACAAAGCAGAAATCAACGGCTTTGTTATCGTGATGGATTATCAGGTCGATTTTGAACTGTCCTACGAGAGCTGCGCAACGAACGACGAAGATGAAGCGGTGTGTGAACCACAGAACATATCCAAAACAATGGCAGGACGCTATACCATTACGGTCAAAGGGGGAGAGCGCTCCTTTGAAGTATTTGAGCCGAATGCAATAGGCTCGATTCGCCATACAGCCGAATGGGAAGGGTATCATGCCAGAGACCGGTATCCAAACAGCCAGCCAAACGATTACTACGCAGGGGAGCGCATCTTGACACAAGTGGAGCTGCAGGATCGACACCGCCATCCTGTGAGCAACCAGTTTCCTGTCGTGACATCTGCACGGGCGTGGATTTCAGAAACTGGCTTGCGCCAAACGCCGTTACAGTCGTTGTTAGCCTTGCAACAAGCGACTCCCCAGATCTGGAGAGGACCCTCCTATTCCGCTTCCAAGCTAGGAACTCGTGAAGTGGGAGTAGATACGCCTTTGATGGGGGATAAACAGCATGGCTTCCAAAAGGATGCGAGCTACGCAGTCTATTACTCCGTTTCCTTTCGTTTTGACGTGAACAAAGGCTTCCCCTATCAAAATAAAGCCTCCGGGCAAGGGCACGAGCTAAAAGATTACCAACTCCCCTTCCGTATCATTGCAAATGCATGGGAACGACAAGGAATCCGCAACCATACGACTCAGTAA
- a CDS encoding thioredoxin family protein — MSRSKQWWLWIALGVVMLAVGISAWGTASAHEVRVVYVYSDSCVYCTEFGPTFERVVKEYPPEMIQRLDIHKQKELDEASRLGAEATPTVFVVEQGKVVDKLEGAVPENTLRSFLQRNLNQTLSKNG; from the coding sequence ATGAGTAGAAGCAAGCAATGGTGGCTGTGGATCGCGCTCGGTGTGGTTATGCTTGCCGTCGGTATAAGTGCGTGGGGTACAGCCAGTGCACATGAAGTAAGAGTGGTGTACGTCTATAGTGATAGCTGCGTCTATTGTACGGAGTTTGGGCCGACATTTGAGAGAGTCGTAAAGGAGTATCCTCCGGAAATGATCCAACGACTGGACATCCATAAGCAGAAAGAGCTGGATGAAGCGTCGCGCCTTGGTGCAGAGGCAACCCCCACTGTTTTTGTCGTCGAACAAGGTAAGGTGGTCGACAAGCTGGAAGGAGCTGTACCCGAGAATACGTTGCGAAGCTTTTTGCAAAGGAACCTAAATCAGACTCTTTCTAAAAATGGATAA
- a CDS encoding DNA sulfur modification protein DndB, producing MIKDLSTLSTTSHYITLKGVQGIQFNHSVISTQCTVNNILKFMDVDKSVQRDTIEQQISNISKYIQYGLDGNDIYFPPMIFSARGKGTFHNETNDFHLDLDDKMYILDGQHRIKAFELLTKRLELKNDPINKDKLKKILNFPLSIQIFTNLTTDQERQLFTDINTKSSRVNNTLLIMYKNNDLCGELVKEIIQNHPSISEDRFEIRSKTTRTKLMTSATLYSLINVLNEGLLGGPMVIKSKINPDNYKLYKKRTEEFLTLLIKYAPEYAYDRNKHIIFIPNIISSIALFIYTIQKKNPAISMELLFERVIKSFDWTHKNKELRNLAVSYNPNTKKYNFTTGVRTIKSISQYLEKIFEGGKK from the coding sequence ATGATAAAAGATTTATCCACCTTGAGCACTACATCCCACTACATAACGTTAAAAGGAGTTCAAGGAATCCAATTCAACCATAGTGTGATATCAACACAATGCACAGTGAATAATATACTAAAGTTTATGGACGTAGATAAAAGCGTTCAAAGAGATACGATTGAACAACAAATTTCAAACATATCTAAATATATTCAATATGGCTTAGATGGAAACGACATATATTTTCCACCCATGATATTTTCAGCACGAGGTAAAGGAACCTTTCATAATGAAACTAACGATTTCCATTTAGATTTAGACGATAAAATGTACATTTTAGACGGGCAACATCGCATTAAAGCATTTGAATTATTAACAAAACGCTTAGAATTAAAAAATGACCCTATAAATAAAGATAAGTTAAAAAAAATTCTAAATTTCCCTCTCAGCATTCAAATTTTCACCAATCTAACAACTGATCAAGAAAGACAACTCTTCACTGACATAAATACCAAGTCTTCAAGAGTAAATAATACTCTTCTCATTATGTATAAAAATAATGATCTATGTGGTGAGTTAGTTAAAGAAATTATTCAAAATCATCCATCAATCTCAGAAGACCGATTTGAAATTAGAAGTAAAACAACAAGAACTAAATTAATGACATCAGCTACTCTTTACTCACTAATTAACGTATTAAATGAAGGGTTATTAGGCGGGCCGATGGTCATAAAAAGCAAGATAAATCCAGACAACTATAAATTATACAAAAAAAGAACTGAAGAATTTCTCACTCTATTAATCAAATACGCCCCAGAATATGCCTACGATAGAAACAAACACATAATTTTCATTCCAAATATCATCTCGTCAATTGCCCTCTTCATTTATACTATACAGAAAAAAAATCCAGCTATAAGTATGGAATTATTATTTGAAAGAGTTATTAAATCATTTGATTGGACTCACAAAAATAAAGAATTAAGAAATTTAGCTGTAAGTTATAATCCAAATACTAAGAAGTACAATTTTACAACGGGGGTAAGAACAATAAAATCAATATCACAATACTTGGAAAAAATTTTTGAGGGGGGCAAAAAATAA
- a CDS encoding lipase/acyltransferase domain-containing protein, producing MGIITRRLLCVLLLFALCLGNTVEQGWAKEEEIFVEEAWAWIDEGEVRFQAQLSGAPDKVELSVNQDSDSKTRSFHEESHISLAVMPMDDSPIQITMFINDSDEPLRSWELSLPEHIELTEDKIKIKKTPWDEMAADQEEPLELIELEIEDTNAAPAEEEEQEQEQEQEQDTTDEELSRLAEEFYAHFSGENKPEEAELRNREARFEVEPNDTLGSKSDWLFDGKDSHGKISSNDDVDFWKIRGTTNGQMNISLTDIRASEDYDLYVYDEEERELARSEQQGNEPELIEGLALEKDKWYYIKVVGKQGSFSKDYYYRLRADFFADQGGGKADGYEPNDAMEEAYELDAYNRKIVGNLHSKTDVDFYSLSFKLSSTVEVSLKDIPAGMDMDVFLLDETGKVVARSEKAKNSDEHIIFNAYPGTYKVKVMASKRSGFTANSYSLYIGDRTIPVILIPGVGGSRLEVEQNGKRSEIWLALGDSLIGINDPKHRRLLSLEPIKPNSVDVQPVVRDATIHPEKDDFYAIEYLSYAPFLKELTEQYYSMVKELEKAGYKKHRTLFALPYDWRYSSTKNAKLLKEEIDAALKASGANQVHLVAHSMGGLLVKETLLSNVSYQRKVNLVVYMGTPFLGSPRAYQALKHGYNFSIPWLDEETGKVISSYAPAVYELLPSKKYFETVGFLKKSNIQYYTYDEFLKDKNIRLDYAPLVRHGGKMHEKWDNKTINVPQYSIVGTGQVTLLGYFYDSFYNEWSPIHDPGVGDGTVPYMSANYAQKDMKKRYYVKGEHAKLPTIPEVIDQVTRLLQGDEESQPGLRNAPDQHADYLYYIIAQDDKSFPEVTIHKSGQSFTLDANKKEVREDLSIEYHDRIVVIHVRDGEDLEFQPPVAVEGEEPARFLIKRFSSDDSERYKETGRRYVLDERGLAEVEESTDSNDV from the coding sequence GTGGGAATAATCACGCGTCGGTTGCTATGTGTACTTCTCCTATTCGCTTTATGCTTGGGAAATACAGTGGAACAGGGCTGGGCAAAAGAAGAGGAGATATTCGTAGAGGAAGCGTGGGCATGGATCGACGAGGGAGAGGTGCGTTTTCAGGCACAATTATCGGGTGCTCCGGATAAAGTCGAGCTTTCTGTCAATCAGGACAGCGACAGCAAAACTCGCTCTTTTCACGAGGAGTCTCATATTTCCCTCGCTGTAATGCCTATGGATGATAGCCCTATCCAGATAACGATGTTCATAAATGATTCAGACGAGCCGTTACGTAGTTGGGAGCTATCGTTGCCTGAACATATAGAGCTGACAGAAGACAAAATAAAAATCAAAAAGACGCCTTGGGATGAAATGGCTGCCGATCAGGAAGAACCACTAGAGTTGATCGAACTAGAGATCGAAGACACAAACGCAGCTCCAGCAGAAGAGGAAGAACAAGAACAGGAGCAGGAGCAGGAGCAGGATACCACCGATGAAGAGCTTTCGCGGCTGGCAGAGGAATTTTATGCGCATTTTTCAGGAGAGAATAAGCCAGAAGAAGCGGAACTGCGCAATAGAGAAGCTCGCTTTGAAGTAGAACCGAATGATACGTTGGGCAGCAAATCGGACTGGCTATTTGACGGAAAGGACAGCCATGGAAAGATTAGCAGCAATGATGATGTGGATTTTTGGAAAATCAGAGGAACAACAAATGGACAGATGAATATATCCCTCACAGATATTCGGGCAAGCGAAGACTACGATTTGTATGTGTATGATGAGGAGGAGCGGGAGCTGGCCCGTTCAGAGCAGCAGGGAAATGAGCCTGAGTTAATTGAGGGACTGGCACTGGAAAAAGACAAATGGTACTACATCAAGGTCGTTGGAAAGCAGGGTTCTTTTTCGAAAGATTACTACTACCGTTTGCGAGCTGATTTTTTCGCGGATCAAGGAGGGGGCAAGGCAGACGGATACGAGCCGAACGACGCAATGGAAGAGGCCTACGAGCTGGATGCGTATAACCGAAAGATCGTAGGAAATCTTCATTCAAAGACGGATGTGGATTTTTACAGCTTATCCTTTAAGCTCTCCTCTACTGTGGAGGTCTCCCTCAAGGATATCCCTGCTGGAATGGATATGGACGTATTTCTGCTCGACGAGACTGGAAAAGTAGTCGCCAGATCAGAGAAAGCGAAGAATTCGGATGAACATATTATCTTCAACGCCTATCCTGGAACCTACAAAGTCAAGGTCATGGCCAGCAAGCGCTCGGGATTTACCGCTAACTCGTACAGTCTTTATATAGGAGACAGAACGATTCCGGTTATCTTAATCCCAGGAGTAGGTGGATCGCGACTCGAAGTGGAGCAGAATGGAAAGAGATCGGAAATATGGTTAGCACTTGGCGATAGTCTCATTGGTATTAATGATCCCAAACACCGCAGGCTACTCTCTCTGGAGCCGATCAAGCCAAACAGTGTAGATGTACAGCCAGTCGTACGTGATGCGACGATCCACCCGGAAAAAGATGATTTTTACGCTATCGAATATCTTTCCTATGCGCCGTTTTTAAAAGAACTTACCGAACAGTATTACAGCATGGTAAAGGAACTGGAGAAGGCGGGGTACAAAAAGCACCGCACCTTATTTGCACTGCCGTACGATTGGCGATACAGCAGCACCAAAAATGCCAAACTTCTAAAAGAAGAAATCGATGCCGCACTGAAGGCAAGTGGGGCAAATCAGGTGCATTTGGTGGCACATAGCATGGGTGGGCTCTTGGTAAAAGAGACACTTCTATCCAATGTGTCGTACCAGCGCAAAGTGAATCTTGTCGTTTATATGGGAACACCCTTCCTTGGCTCTCCACGGGCATATCAGGCTCTTAAGCACGGATATAATTTTTCGATCCCTTGGCTGGATGAGGAAACAGGGAAAGTGATTTCTTCTTATGCACCTGCCGTTTACGAGCTGTTACCCTCCAAAAAATACTTTGAAACGGTTGGTTTCCTGAAAAAGAGTAACATTCAGTACTACACCTACGACGAATTTTTAAAGGACAAAAATATTCGCCTCGACTATGCGCCGCTCGTCAGACATGGCGGCAAGATGCATGAAAAGTGGGATAACAAAACGATCAATGTTCCACAGTATTCCATCGTGGGTACAGGCCAAGTAACACTGCTAGGTTACTTTTATGATTCTTTTTATAACGAATGGTCGCCGATTCACGATCCTGGCGTTGGGGATGGTACTGTCCCGTATATGAGTGCCAATTACGCCCAGAAGGATATGAAAAAACGATACTACGTGAAAGGCGAACACGCCAAGCTGCCGACCATACCAGAAGTCATTGATCAAGTAACGCGATTGTTACAGGGAGATGAGGAATCACAACCAGGATTGCGCAATGCTCCGGACCAACATGCTGACTACTTGTACTACATCATTGCACAAGATGACAAAAGCTTTCCTGAAGTGACGATACACAAATCCGGTCAGAGCTTTACGCTCGACGCCAATAAAAAAGAAGTACGGGAAGATCTGTCCATTGAATACCACGATCGCATCGTTGTCATCCATGTTCGAGATGGTGAAGACCTGGAATTCCAGCCGCCTGTAGCTGTAGAGGGAGAGGAGCCAGCGCGTTTTCTGATCA